The Oryctolagus cuniculus chromosome 12, mOryCun1.1, whole genome shotgun sequence genomic interval TGAAGACAGTTTGCTGAGGGGATTTTGGTTTCCTTATAAAAGAAAccctggagccagcgctgtggcctagtgggtaaatctgctgcctgcagtgccggcatcccatgtgggtgctggtttgtgtcctggctgctcctcttccgatccagctctttgctatagcctgggaaagcagtagaagatggaacaagtgtttgggcctctgcacccacctgggagacccagaggaagctcctggctctggctttggatcggcatagctccagctgttgtggccatttggggagtgaaccagtaaagggaagatctcgatctccttcctccctccctccctccctccctccctccctccctccctccctccctccttctctctctgcctttctaatgaataaataaatcttaacagaaaaaaaaaaagcctacatgggtgggcatttggcacagtggttaagatttgcttgggatgcctgcgtcccaaatcaaagtacctgggttcaagtcctggctctgcttccaatacagcttcttgctattgtgcacaatgggaggcatcaggtgatgacttaagtagttggctccctgccacccacgtgggagacccagactgagttcggGGCTTCTGCCTtctgtccagctctgctgtgggcatttggggactgaaccagtagatggaagtgctctctctctctccctttcaaataaatgagagggAGTGAGGCCTCCATGTTCCGTACTCACCTGCGAGATGTCCTGCGTGGACGGGAGCGATGTCCGAGAAAAAGCAGCCGGTAGACTTGGGTCTCCTCGAGGAGGATGACGAGTTCGAGGAGTTCCCTGCCGAAGACTGGGCTGGTTTAGATGAAGGTGAAGATGCACCTGTCTGGGAGGATAATTGGGATGATGACAATGTCGAGGATGACTTCTCCAATCAGTTGCGAGCTGAACTGGAGAAACATGGTTACAAGATGGAGACTTCATAACTTTCAGAAGAAATTTTGAAGTAACCTAAACTTGAACTGTTGACTAAATTCTAGCATGGAGAACCCAGGATCtgcttggatttatttttgtttttgtagcacaagaaaaataaatgttttgctctaaaaaaaaaataaataaataaataaataaggaaaaactagttttttttttccttaaataaagaGCCAGAAGaacgcctgtgatgccagtgtgTCAAGTCTCCCGCCTCTTGGCTAGTGagtccctcccttcctgtctttCCTGAATGTAGACTTGCAGGAGACAGCACGACCTCCCCTTCCATCCTGAGGCTGTGGGCTTGTTTCCTGCAGCAGTGTGTCCCAGGAAGTGTGAGCTCTTTCATGGCACAGCTTGAAAGTCTGGAAACGAGACCACAGGTAAGCTGGGTTCTCCGCGGAGCTAACGCGAGACTGCCGAGCCCCAAGCCCCTCCGTCAGGGGGTCCCAGGGCACCTGTAGGCACCTCTTCCTGGCACCAGTATGTCTCCTAACAGAGGAAGGAGTGGAGAGAAGTGAGTCTCCTCTGGTGTATAGGGGCTGGGCTGCGAGTCCAAGCCCCCTTCACACTCAGGCAGTGGCCAGTCTGGTTTCCCTcgtgggccctcaccagaggaaTGGCCCCTGGGACCAGGGCCTGATTCCCTGTGACCTAGCAGGTCTGGGAAGCCCTCGGGGAGGAGACTTCAGAACTGAGCGATATAAAGGGAAGATCAGACCACCTTTTATTTTGAGTGTCTTTCTTTGGACTTTTGcatttataatatttctatttttaaaagactcatttggttctttttattttagcatattttcCTCAGAGCAATAAAGGCTTttgcaataaggaaaaaaagtgaCATTTGATCCAAAGGCGTGGCGGGGGGGAGCTCTGAGTGTGAGGGACTGACCTTTAAAACCGCCCAGTTGTGCCTCCAGGAATGCCATCCGGTGCCCTCCACAGGTCAGCTCGGCACGGGAGCCGCCACACACGTGTGCCCATGTGCAGCTGTCCTGGCCCGCTCCTCGCAGCTCCTCTAGGCGCTGACAGCTaagcccccaccccatcccccctcACTCTCCTGCCAACTGTCCCCGCTCGGTTTCTCCTGCCAtccttcagcccagcccagcccaggagccctgagggCTGCGCCAGAGGGAAGcagttgttgctgtttttccgGAGCTCCCGCTCAAACCTGACACCCACAGAAAGGCCAAGCCCACGTGGTTCCGcacagcccctgcctggcccGCCCTGGCTGTTACCATGACGACTGCTGGGCTGGAAATGTCCTCTGCCTCCTACCCTGCAGTATTGGGTGGCTGTCCTGGGCTCCGGTCTCAGGAAAGCCACGCCTCCCAGGGGTTCTGGAGTTGCAGGGCCTCTGGGAAACAGACCGACAGGAACCCAGAAAAACAGCCAGATCAAGCCAGAGGGTCCCCGGCATCCACAGAGCCAAAGAGAAACAAGGTTGCAGGGGACTGGGCAGGAAACTATGAAGatgcaaagagacagagggagccacAGAGATGCGGGATGACATGGGAGAGAGAAGCCCAGACGCAGAGAATAAGGGagaggggtgcagggcagggcaggggaatgGTCCAGCAGGGACCAGACAGGCGAGAGGAGTCACTCGTGCATGGCCCTTGCTCCTCACTCCCTTCCCAGAAAATCACAGTGTCCTGTAGGTTTCTCTGTCTCACCTGCTGGGAtcgcccctctcccctccccccccttcccctctcccctcccccacctcccctcccctcccctcccctcccctcctctcctctcctctcctcttctcttctctctctctctctcgctttctttctttctttctttctttctttctttcttttttaaaaaagatgtatttactatttatttgaaaggcagagttacagagaggcagagagagagatctttcatccgctggctcatttcccaaatggccgcaacagctggatctcggctgatccgaagccaggagcctcctctgggtctcccgcatgggtgcaggggcctaaggacttgggccatcttctaccggtttcccaggccatagcagagagctgggtcagaggtggagcagctgggactcgaactgtcgctcatgtgggatgccggcactgcaggccaaggcctaacctgctgcatcaaAGCGTCAGCCCCCTGAACTGATTTTCTGGCTCCTCCTCTGGCTGGACATTTGTCACCTTATAAGGGGCCCTGCCCTGAGCTAATGGTGACCCTGAGCCCCACCCCAACACATACCCACCTCTCCTTGCCCCAGGGAGGCCTTTGGGTCCCCTCCACCTCCAGCTCATCATAAATACCTGCTGTCAGCCTCACCTCTCCCAGGAGGTGAAATGGGCATCGAAACACTGAGCAGAGATGGTTTTTAAAAAACGCAACAAAATTTAGGGAGCAGTGAGTGCGACTATCAGAGCTCACGAAGGCCTTGGAGATGACtaacacagaaaaggagagaggaggtgAGCGAGACAGACAAGTGCCAGGCAGCAGTGTGGGGGCTGAGGGTGAGAGGAGCACAGGGGAAGAGAGGGGCAGGGTCTGAGCTGCGGCCAAGGCCAGCCAGGGGGACCTAATATGGGAGGTGGCAGGCAATAGGATTTGTCCTCGGGGCCTGGCCTAAAATGCTACCTCCAGCATTTTGCCATGATTTCTCATATTTGAAGTGTCTTTTAGGCTTTGAGTGAGGTCTCTCAGGGTCTTTGTGTcccccctgccctgcaggggaAAGCACGAATGCAGTCCCCCACTGCCACAAATTATGCAGTCGAGTTTCCCACATCTGGGGAAATCGCAGGGGTCAGCCCATCCGGAGTGCAATGGATGAGCCTCGCCCTGGGAAAGCCACCTTCGTGATCATGGtgtctcccctgccaggtaaatatatgtgtttttttttttttaagattttatttgtttatttgaaagtcagagttacacagagagaggagaggcagagagagagagagaggcctttcatccgctggttcactccccaaatggctacaacggccggagctgcactgatccgaagccaggagcttcttccagttctcccacacagatgcaggggcccaaggacttgggccatcttctactgctctcccaggccatagcagagagctggattagaagtggagcagccggtctcgaaccagcgtctCAGGTTCTTTGAATTCTTAGTAACTCTTAGCATTTTCTTCTTGGAAAATTGCTAGACAGCAAGCATAAGGAACTCTGGAGCCCATacagcctttggcctggcctgacctTGATCTATAGAAGGGACAACGGTTCAATGCCCCGGATGTCTCCAGGTTTCCAGGTTGTACGCAGGTGTCGAGTTGCATATGTGTCAGCCCAGAGAACCCCATCCCTGGTGCCCTCAGCCCAGACAGCCCAGTAAaggagctgggccctgggagaGAGTTGAGCCCAGGAGAGTTGTGAATGCCTATTCAGGCAAGGCTGGACTGGACTGGGCCCCCTGGGaggcccacaccccacaccaggCCATGGAGGCCAGAATGTGACAATCAAAGCTCTCGCACTGCCCTGCCGGGTGGATCCTGGAGAGGGCGGGAAAGGGTCCGTGGCAGGTGTCACTGATACCCCCGCAGCCTCCCAGCGCTCCCCTACAGCCCACTGTGGCATGCGGGACAGTTGTGCAAGCGCACAGCTTCCCTTCCCTCTGCATGAGGTCTCGCACAGTCCCTGCAGGGCGGCCTGCAAGAGGCAGGGCTGTACACTTCCAAGGTGTCCAACCAATGCGGATCGGGCGTTGGTTGCTGAGCTGTGGCGTCTATGGATCCGCAGTGGACCCACTCAGTGCCTCCCTCCTGTCTCATTGTTGGTCCCTCACTCCTATTCACCTCCTTAAATAATCTGCCTACCTCCAAGTCTTTGACTCATGGTGTATGTGttcagaaaacagagaaaaacacaaGACATGCCTCTATGTGGTGTCCACAGGGCTGGGCTCAGATAAGAGCTGTTGGAGGCCTCTGTCCCGACTGCTGGTTGGTAAGGGATCAGCTGTTTGTGTGAAAGCCTCTGTATCATCTAGGGAGGGGAAAGACTCACCAGTTCTCCCCAAATGTTGGGGGAGGCCAGGGCGGATTCACTGGGAGCAAAGCCCCGCAGGTCTCCGCTGGGCAACCTCAGACTTCACAAATGGAAAAGACCTTAGGATGACCTCATCCAACCTACTTTTTTTtcccaggatttatttatttgaaagtcagagttacatagagggagggaggggggagggggagggggagggggaaagggagaaagagagagagaagtcttccatccactagttctttccccagatggccacaacaaccagagctgtgctgatccaaagccaggagccaggagcttcttctgagtctcctacatgggtgcaggggcccaaggacttgagccattctccaatgctttcccaggccatggcagagagctggatcagaagaggagcagccaggactagaaccggtgtccatatgggatgccggcgcttcaggcggtggctttacctgctgtgccacagcactggctccaacttCATCCAACTTTCTATGCAAATCAGGGATCCACTGTACAACTCCTCTAATACTTGCTTAATCACCTCCAGTGACAGAGAACTCACTGTCACACTAATCCTTGACACTGAGTAGTAACGGATCTCTCTGAAGCCTCCTCACACTGGTCTTGGTTTGTTCTTTGTACTTCAGTACCTCAGCTTCTTCCTGAGCTCCTCCAAATACCTTATttggaggaaaagacagagatcttccatctgctggttcatccttacatggctacaacagccagggccggaccaggcaaaagacaggagcccagaactcaattcaggcttcccccatgggtggcaaagacccaaatatttgagacatcacttgctgactcccagggtgtatcctgacaggaaactggaattgagagcagaggcAGTACCCAaacccaggtgttctgatatAGAATGTACCTTAGCTGTGGCAGCGATTGCCCACTCCATCCTCCagatagatataaataaatatattatatatagatatatatctatatataaatatataaaaataaatcctgtatatatatatatatatatatatatatatatttgaaagttagagttacagagagacaaggagagacagagagagaggtcttcgatccactggttcactccccagatggctgcaatagccggggcagggccaggctgaagccaggagccaggagcttcttccaggtcttctatgtggatagcagaggcccaagcacttggaccatctgctgctttccccaggccactggcagggagctggatcagaagtggagcagccaggaaacaaaccagcgctcatagggACGCTAGCATCACAcacggcggcttcacccactataccacttCAACCCCAtcctccaaatattttaaaactgtgtCTCTATGAAATCGCCTCTTTTTCAGGCAAAACAGTTCTTCCGCCTTGTCCTTTCTTTGAATGACTCAGTCTTCTGGGCCCCGGGTCGCTGGGCCTGTCCTCCGGGGAGCGTTGTGGTTTGCCGAAGTTCCCCGTGTGAGGTGACGCTCAGCTGATCCTTCAGGGTCGTGTGCTTGTGCAGCGTGCATTTTTATACCACCGTGGGCCCAAGTACATTTCTAGTATTGATTCCTAGAATCCTAACTTTTCTGGCAGCTACGTAACTGCTGACTCAATCAGGCTACAGAGACCCTGAGCATCTCTTGTTTTGGCTTCTTGGCATCACTTTCCCCTTTCTCCAGGTGACAGCAACCCTCCCCCACTTCCCATTCTCACCCAGCTCTGGGGGACTGCCAACCCCTGGGCATAGGTCTTTCCCCACTGGTCCAGTGATGGGCATGAGACTCAGGCCAGGTCAGAGGCCTTCTCTGGGGTTTATTTTGTGGCATTGAAAAGCACCACCTGTTCCCCAAGTTACTAAATGGGGATGATGCAGGTCCACAGCACTCTGCTGCACCAACACAGAGAGGGGTCAAAGGTGAAACCAAGGGGAGACTGAAGATCCTTCTGAGCTGAGACCAGCCCCGCTTCCGAACTTCCCAGTCAGTGTTCCTTAGGCTAGATTGAGTCTGGCTTCTGTCACTAGGACAAACTCATTAATTCATTATTCTTCTTTGTTCTCTGCTTGCAGAGTCAATTTGTTTTAATTCTAAATGAAGGACTTCACATTTCCCCATGTTAGATTTCATACTTTGTCCCATCACATCAGTATATATAAAAGTATTAGAATTCTGGTTCTGTTATCTGGTAATTTACCTTCTCCCTTACTTTTGGTAAGGAGGTCTTCTGTGCACCCATCCAAACCATTGACAAAAATATCGAGCTGGACCAAGTGAAAGAAATCAGCGGCGTGTccatttgttaataaatgcatgG includes:
- the LOC108178368 gene encoding 26S proteasome complex subunit SEM1, yielding MSEKKQPVDLGLLEEDDEFEEFPAEDWAGLDEGEDAPVWEDNWDDDNVEDDFSNQLRAELEKHGYKMETS